The Streptomyces sp. NBC_00162 sequence GTCGATACGCCTAGGCCGGGGTCACTGCCGCGCGGTGGCGGCCCGCCGCGGCGGCCGCCAGGCGGCCGAGGGCCTCGTCGCGGCCACAGGCGTGTGCCCCGAGGGCGGTGTGCCGGGCCACGATGCCCCGCTCGGCCCGCATCAGCCGGTACCCCCTGCGCAGCAGGAACAGCACCGACTTGCGGCCCTCGCGCAGATCGCGCACCAGCCGGCGCCGGAACGTCGTCGAGGGGCGGCCCCGCAGGCAGATGGCATCGGCGAGCAGCCCCAGCTCCTGGCACCGGGCGACGATGTCGGCCGCGAAGATGCCCTCCGCGATGAACAGCGGCGTCCGGGAGATGTCCAGCGCCTCCGTCCCGGTCCGGGAGGACGTCGCGATGTCGTAGACGGGGACCTCCGTACGGCCCGCCGCGCACAGCTCCTCGATCGCCGCGACAGCGGTGTCCGCGTCCCAGGACAGCGGAGAGTCCCAGTCGATGTCCGAGCTCCCCTCGACCAGCGGAAGGGTCGGGTCGTCCCCCTCCTTGTAGAAGTCGTCCAGGCGCAGCACGGGCAGGCCCGAGCGGGCCGCCAGCGAGGACTTGCCGGACCCCGAGGGCCCGGTCAGCAGCACGACGCGCGTAGGCAGGGGAGAAGAACAGCTCACGGGACACCAGTCTGAACCATTAACCCCTGTAGGGGATCCCTCCGGTGGCCGGTTGGTATCCAGGATCACACGTCAACTACGCTGCGTGCGCACGCGACTACGACCACAGGCGGGAACCCCCATGGCACGTCACGCAGCTTCACACACCTCCACGCTGCGCTCCGCAGGCCTCACCCTCTCGATGGCCGGCGCCGCGCTGGCGATGGCCGCGGGCGGTGCCCAGGCCGGCGAGCTCGATGTCCCGGCGGCGCTGGCCGGGGTCACCGACCCGATCGCGAACCTCAAGGTGAACCCGCTGGCCCACACCGGCGTGGACCCGCTGGACAACGGGATCGCCACCAAGGTCGCGGACTTCCCGGCCGTCGGCACCGGCATGGTCACCGGCGTCCTGACCCAGGGGCCCTCCGTCGGCGAGCTGCCCACCGCCGCCGTCACCTCGCTGCTCGGGCCGGTCCTGCCGAAGTAGCCGGTCCTGCCGAAGCAGGGGTACGCGAAGGCCCCGGCAGCACGGGGGTGGGCTGCCGGGGCCGGTTCGCGGGGGCCTTCTAGTACGAGGACCCGCCCGAGCCCAGCGAACCCGTGGGGTGCCAGACCGTCTTGGTCTCCAGGAACGCCGTCATGCGGTGCGTGCCCGGGTCGGCGGTCCAGTCGTCCACAGGCTGTGGACGAAGAACGCGCTTGAGGTTGTCCGCCGCCGCGATCTCCAGCTCCTTGGCCAGCGCCGTGCCGGCGCCCGCCAGGTCGATCGCGTTGACGTCCTGGTGGGACGCCAGGTGCGGGCCCATCTCGCCGGCCTTGCCGGACAGGATGTTGACCACGCCGCCGGGCAGGTCGGAGGTCGCCAGCACCTCGCCCAGGGAGAGGGCGGGCAGCGGGGACTTCTCCGAGGCGATCACGACGACGGTGTTGCCGGTGGCGATCACCGGGGCGACCACCGAGATCAGGCCCAGGAAGGACGAGTCCTGCGGGGCGACGACCGTGACGACGCCGGTCGGCTCGGGGGTGGAGAGGTTGAAGAACGGGCCCGCGACGGGGTTGGCCCCGCCGACGATCTGGCCGATCTTGTCGGTCCAGCCCGCGTACCAGACCCAGCGGTCGATGGCCGCGTCCACGACCGCGCCGGCCTTGGACTTGGACAGGCCCTCGGCCTCGCCGACCTCGCGGACGAACTGGTCGCGGCGGCCCTCGAGCATCTCGGCGATGCGGTAGAGGATCTGCCCGCGGTTGTAGGCGGTGGCGCCGGACCAGCCGCCGAAGGCCTTGCGGGCGGCGACGACCGCGTCACGCGCGTCCTTGCGGGAGGACAGTGGTGCGTTGGCCAGCCACTTGCCCTTGGAGTCCGTCACCTCGTACACCCGGCCGCTCTCGGAGCGGGGGAACTTGCCCCCGACGTACAGCTTGTAGGTCTTGAAGACGCTCAGACGCGCCGTCGACGACTCAGACATCGAGGTAACCCTCCAGGCCGTGGCGACCGCCTTCGCGGCCGAAGCCCGACTCCTTGTAGCCGCCGAAGGGCGAGGTCGGGTCGAACTTGTTGAACGTGTTGGCCCAGACGACACCGGCGCGGAGCTTGTTCGCGACCGCGAGGATCCGCGAGCCCTTCTCCGTCCAGATGCCCGCGGACAGGCCGTACTGGCTGTTGTTGGCCTTGGCGACGGCCTCGTCGGGCGTGCGGAAGGTCAGCACGGACAGCACCGGGCCGAAGATCTCGTCGCGAGCGACGGTGTGCGCCTGGGTGACGTTCGTGAAGAGCGTCGGGGCGAACCAGTAGCCGGCGGACGGCAGCTCACAGGCCGGGGACCAGCGCTCGGCACCCTCGGCCTCGCCGGTCTCCGCGAGCGCGGTGATCCGGGCGAGCTGCTCGGCGGAGTTGATCGCCCCGATGTCGGTGTTCTTGTCGAGCGGGTCGCCCAGGCGCAGCGTGGAGAGGCGGCGCTTGAGGGAGTCCAGCAGCTCGTCGTGGATCGACTCCTGGACCAGCAGGCGCGAGCCCGCGCAGCAGACCTGGCCCTGGTTGAAGAAGATGCCGTTGACGATGCCCTCGACGGCCTGGTCGATCGGGGCGTCGTCGAAGACGATGTTCGCGCCCTTGCCGCCCAGCTCCAGGGTGACCTTCTTGTCGGTCCCGGCGACGTGGCGGGCGATCTTCTTGCCCACGGCGGTCGAGCCGGTGAAGGCGACCTTGTTGACGTCCGGGTGCTCGACGAGGGCCGCGCCCGCGTCCCCGTACCCGGTGAGGATGTTGACGACGCCCTTGGGCAGGCCCGCCTGGCGGCAGATGTCCGCGAAGAACAGCGCGGAGAGGGGGGTCGTCTCCGCCGGCTTCAGCACGACCGTGTTGCCGGTGGCGAGCGCCGGGGCGATCTTCCACGCGAGCATCAGGAGCGGGAAGTTCCACGGGATGACCTGGCCGGCGACGCCGAGCGGGCGCGGGTTGGCCCCGTAGCCCGCGTGGTCGAGCTTGTCGGCCCAGCCCGCGTAGTAGAAGAAGTGCGCGGCGACCAGCGGGAGGTCCGCGTCGCGGGTCTCCTTGATCGGCTTGCCGTTGTCCAGGGTCTCCAGGACGGCGAGCTCGCGGCTGCGCTCCTGGATGATCCGGGCGATGCGGAAGAGGTACTTGGCGCGCTCGGAGCCGGGCAGCGCGGACCACTTCTCGAAGGCCTTGCGGGCGGCCTTCACGGCACGGTCCACATCGGCGGCGCCCGCCTGGGCGACCTCGGCCAGGACTTCCTCGGACGACGGGGAGACGGTCTTGAAGACCTTGCCGTCGGCGGCGTCGGTGAACTCGCCGTCGATGAAGAGCCCGTAGGAGGGGGCGATGTCGACGACCGAGCGGGACTCGGGAGCCGGTGCGTACTCGAAGAGGGATGCCATGGTGATCAGTCCACCGTCACGTAGTCGGGACCGGAGTAACGGCCGG is a genomic window containing:
- a CDS encoding uridine kinase family protein — protein: MLDTNRPPEGSPTGVNGSDWCPVSCSSPLPTRVVLLTGPSGSGKSSLAARSGLPVLRLDDFYKEGDDPTLPLVEGSSDIDWDSPLSWDADTAVAAIEELCAAGRTEVPVYDIATSSRTGTEALDISRTPLFIAEGIFAADIVARCQELGLLADAICLRGRPSTTFRRRLVRDLREGRKSVLFLLRRGYRLMRAERGIVARHTALGAHACGRDEALGRLAAAAAGRHRAAVTPA
- a CDS encoding aldehyde dehydrogenase family protein, translating into MSESSTARLSVFKTYKLYVGGKFPRSESGRVYEVTDSKGKWLANAPLSSRKDARDAVVAARKAFGGWSGATAYNRGQILYRIAEMLEGRRDQFVREVGEAEGLSKSKAGAVVDAAIDRWVWYAGWTDKIGQIVGGANPVAGPFFNLSTPEPTGVVTVVAPQDSSFLGLISVVAPVIATGNTVVVIASEKSPLPALSLGEVLATSDLPGGVVNILSGKAGEMGPHLASHQDVNAIDLAGAGTALAKELEIAAADNLKRVLRPQPVDDWTADPGTHRMTAFLETKTVWHPTGSLGSGGSSY
- a CDS encoding aldehyde dehydrogenase family protein — encoded protein: MASLFEYAPAPESRSVVDIAPSYGLFIDGEFTDAADGKVFKTVSPSSEEVLAEVAQAGAADVDRAVKAARKAFEKWSALPGSERAKYLFRIARIIQERSRELAVLETLDNGKPIKETRDADLPLVAAHFFYYAGWADKLDHAGYGANPRPLGVAGQVIPWNFPLLMLAWKIAPALATGNTVVLKPAETTPLSALFFADICRQAGLPKGVVNILTGYGDAGAALVEHPDVNKVAFTGSTAVGKKIARHVAGTDKKVTLELGGKGANIVFDDAPIDQAVEGIVNGIFFNQGQVCCAGSRLLVQESIHDELLDSLKRRLSTLRLGDPLDKNTDIGAINSAEQLARITALAETGEAEGAERWSPACELPSAGYWFAPTLFTNVTQAHTVARDEIFGPVLSVLTFRTPDEAVAKANNSQYGLSAGIWTEKGSRILAVANKLRAGVVWANTFNKFDPTSPFGGYKESGFGREGGRHGLEGYLDV